The Thermobifida halotolerans sequence GCGGTCGTCCAGCACTTCGGCGCAGGCCGCGAAGGTGGGAAGCGGCAGAAAGGTCTGCATGGGCTCCCCCTACCCGGCTCGGCCGCTCCGTACGGTCCGGGACGGGGCGCCGGAGGTGCTTCGGGGCAATGCCCTGCCCGCCTGACTTCCCGCACCGGTTCTCAGGTGATCTCAACCCCTGGGGGCCGTGTGGCACCAGCCCGTGGGAGTTTCCAGGTCACCTCCACTCCAGGGGGGTGTGGAACCCGGCCCCGTGGGGTGGAGGCCGCATGCGCCCCCCTCGGGGCCGAGGCCGCAAGCCCGGGGGGCGAGGTTCCACGACCCCCGGAAGTCTGCGGCCCTTGGATCGGAAAGTCCATCACGTTCCCGAGGAGCGGGTGTTGCGGCGGCCGCTGGAACCCGAGAGGGCCGCCCGGGAGCCTTCCTCCCCCGCGTCCCGGCCTCGGTCGAGGCCGGGACGGGACCGGCCCCGTCCCGGGCGGCGGTGGGGGCGGGGCCGATCGTCGGAGAGGAGCTTCGGCCGCTCGCCTACTTCGTGCGCGGCGGCGCGAGTTTCGCCGAGAGGTCGCGCAGGGCGGCCTCGTCGGGGCGCGCCCCCGCCTCGATGGCCATCCGCGCGTCGACCATCTGCCGGGGCGAGTCGACGCTCAGGTGCGCGGTGAGCCGACCGTCGGCGGCCAGCCAGGCCGCGGCCCACCGCTCGCCGCCGTCGCGGACGACCACCGTGTCGTCGGGGCCGTGATGCCCCACGTACTGGATCTTGTGGCCGAACTGGTCGCTCCAGAAGTAGGGGACCGGATCGTGGACGGGCGGCGGCGTGTCACCGGACGGGTCGTGCAGCAGGACCGCCGCGACGACCCGCGCGGCCTCCCGGGCGTCGTCCCAGTGCTCGACGCGCAGCCGGCCGTTCCAGCGCGGCGACCACCGCACCGCCACGTCGCCGAGGGCGTGGACCCCGGGCTGCGAGGCGCGCAGGTGCTCGTCCACGAGCACCCCCCGCTCCACGTCGACCCCCGAGCCCTCCAGCCAGGCGGTGTCGGGGCGGACGCCGACGCCGACCACGACCACGTCGGCGTCCACGTGCTCGCCGCCGGCCAGTCGCACGCCGGTCTCGGTGACCTCCGCGACACCGGCGTCGAGCCGCAGGTCCACCTCCGCCCACCAGGGCAGGAACCGGGCGCCCACCGTCGGCCCCAGGGCGGCGGCGAGCGGGGCCGGGCCCGCCTCGACGCAGGTCACCGAGCAGCCGTGGCGCAGCGCGGCGGTGGCGACCTCGGCGCTGATCCAACTGGCCCCCACCAGGACGACCCGCTGGCCGGGCTTCAGTTCGGCCCGGAGCCGGGCCGCGTCGTCCAGGGTGCGTACCGTGAGCTGGCGGCCCGGGCCGGGGAGCCTGACGGGGGAGGCGCCGGTGGCGATGACGAGCGCGTCGTAGGACAGTTCACCGTCGGTGGTCCGCACCGTCCGGGACGCGGGGTCCAGGGAGGTGGCGGAGACGCCGAGGCGCACGTCCACCGACAGCTTCGCGTAGTCGGTGGGCAGGGTGGGGTCGTGGTCCTGCTCGACCAGCGCGGCCTTGGTCAGCGGCGGCCGGTCGTAGGGCGGGTGCGGCTCGGCGCAGAGCATGACCAGTTCGCCCTCGTAGCCCTTCGAGCGGAGCTGTTCGCACGTCCTGGCCGCGGCCAGGCCGCCACCGGCGATGACGATCCGTTCCATCGTGACGCTCTCCGTCTCCTCGGTCAGCCGATGACGGCTTCGGACTCGGCAAGCACCCGTCCGCCGGGGGTGAACCTCGCGGGGATGCGGCGGAAGCCCACGTTGGTGCCCTGGTCGGGGAAGCGCTCCAGCGCGGCGAAGTCGATCGTGTAGTCGGGCATGCGGGTCAGGATCTCCTGCAGCAGCCGCTTGGCCATGAGGCGGCCGAGGTGGGAGCCCGCGCAGCGGTGGACGCCGATGCCGAAGGCGACGTGGCGGTTGGGCCAGCGCCTGATGTCGATGGTGTCGGGGGCGTCGAACTGCTCCTCGTCCCGGTTGGCCGAGGCCCACGACAGCAGGACGCGGTCGCCGGCCTTCATCGGGCAGCCGTGGAAGTCCACGTCGCGGGTGACGGTGCGGGCCAGGGCCTGGGTGGGGGAGAAGACGCGCAGGAACTCCTCGACCGCGCGGTCGAGCAGGCCCGGGTCGTCGATGAGCTCCCGGCGGACCTCGGTGTTCCTGGCCAGCCACACCAGGGCCTGGCTCACCAGCGACGCCGTCGTCCCGGTGCCGCCGGAGACGAGCAGGTCGACGATGGCGAAGACCTCCTCGTCGGTGATCGGGCGGCCGTCGATCTCCTGGGCCACCAGGAAGCTGATGACGTCGTCCCGGGGCTCGGCGCGCCGGTCCCGGATGGTCTGCCACATCTGCTCGGACAGGGCGGGCAGTTCGACCTCGACGGCGTGGCGGAACTCGGGGCTGTCCTGCGGGTCGGCCAGGGTGGCGCGGTGGGCCCCGGCGTAGCGGTTCCAGTCCTCGACGGGCAGGCCGAGCCAGTCGATGGTGACGATCGCGGGCACGCCGATGATCGTGGTGAAGTCGCACTCGCCCTTCTCGATGACGCTGTCGACGAAGGCGGTGGTGTAGCGCTCCACCATCTCCTCCATCCGCTTCACCGCGGAGGGGGCCGTGATCTGGTTGACGATCTTGCGGTACTTGCGGAACTCCGGCGGGTCGACCTCGATGGGGATGTGGTGGTACATCGGGGTCGGCGGGATGACGATGGCCAGACCGTCGGTGTCGGCGGCCTCCCGGGTGGAGGAGAACAGGTCGTCGTCGCGGGCCGCGTCGAATACGCTCTGGTAGTCCGAGAGCACCCAGTAGCCGCCGTGGGCCTCGGTCCAGCCCCTCTTGTGGCTCTGGCGCAGTGCGCGGTAGGAGGCGACCGGGTCGTCCGCGTGTTCTGCGGAGTGGTGGTCGAAGTGGACGACCGGGCAGCGTGTGGGGTCGCTCATGGCTGTGTGCCCTTCCTCTGTGCGCGCGGATGTTCCCTGTGTGGCCTGGTTGGGGATTTCTGTGACGTGTGCGGAAGCCTGGTGTGATCTGTGTTGCAGCCCTAGTGATAATCGTTATACTGAAAACCATCAATGTCAAGATGGTCGGAATGAGGGAGCCCCGACCGAAGGAGGGCATCATGCGCGTCCGAGTCGACGGGAAGCAGTGCCAGGGGCACGGCGTGTGCTACATGACCTCGCCCGACGTGTTCGCACCGGACGAGGAGGACGGCCACGCCCACGTGCTCGTCGACGAGGTCGGCTCCGACCTCGAACAGGCGGCCAAGGAGGGCGCGGAGGCCTGCCCCGAGCGGGCCATCACCGTCGAGTGAGACGGCGCGGCGCGGGGCCGCCGCCGCTCTTCGGAGCGGCGGCGGCCCCGACGTGTGCCCGGACCGCGTCGCCCCAGCGGCCGGGGAGGCGGGAGACCTATACTCCGGCACACGGAAGCGCCCGCGATGCCGAGGGGAAAGTGGATGTTCGCTGTCTACGCCGAGAGTTTCTCGCCCGATGACCCGCTGTCCGCCCTGCGCCTGGGGGAGCGTCCCGACCCCGAGCCCGGAGCGGACTGGGCGGTCGTCACGGTCAGGGCCGCGGCGCTCAACCACCACGACGTCTGGTCGCTGCGCGGTGTCGGTCTGCGCGAGGAGCAGTTGCCGATGATCCTCGGCTGCGACGCCGCCGGGTACGACGAGGACGGCAACGAGGTGGTCGTCCACGCCGTCATCAGCAGCCCCGACTGGGTCGGCGACGAGACCCTGGACCCGCGCCGCTCGCTGCTCAGCGAACGCCACCAGGGGACGCTGGCCGAGCGGGTGGCCGTGCCGCGGCGCAACCTCGTCCCCAAGCCGAGGTCGCTGTCGTTCGAGGAGGCGGCCTGCCTGCCCACCGCGTGGCTGACCGCCTACCGGATGCTGTTCACCCAGGCCGGGCTCAAGCCGGGCGACAGCGTGCTGGTGCAGGGCGCGGGCGGCGGCGTGGCCACCGCCCTGATCGCCCTGGGCCGCGCGGCGGGGCTGCGGGTCTTCGCCACCAGCCGCGACGGGGCCAAGCGCGAGCGCGCTGTCGGCCTCGGCGCGCACGAGACGTTCGAGCCCGGCGAGCGGCTGCCGACGCGGGTGGACGCCGTCATGGAGACCGTCGGCAGGGCCACCTGGTCGCACTCGGTCCGGTCGCTGCGTCCCGGAGGGACGGTGGTCATCGCGGGCACGACCTCGGGCGCCGAGCCCGACAGCGCCGAGCTGCCCCGGATCTTCTTCCAGCAGATGCGCGTACAGGGCTCCACCATGGGCACCCGGCGCGAACTGGACCAACTGGTGAACTTCCTCGACGTCACCGGGGTGCGCCCGGTCATCGACCGGACGATGCCGCTGGAGCGGGCGCGCGACGGCTTCGCGGCCATGGTCGAGGGCGAGCTGTTCGGCAAGATCGTCTTCACCCGGTGAGCCGCTCCCGACCCCTCCCGGTCGGGACCGGCCGCCATGACGGGTGCGCCGCCGCTTCGCGGAGAGCGGCGGCGCACCCGTCCGTCTTCTCCCCGCCCTCCGTCCCGGCTTGCCCGGCCCCGGGACGGGTATATGCGGAACGGTTTTTGTATTTGTGTGATAACCCTTGGTAATTTTAGAGGGTGAATTAATTTAACTATGCATATCATTAAGGTACCCCGGGGTGTCCGTGCCACTGGGGAGCCGACCGACTTGTGGAGGTGCTTGCCATGGCACAACCGCCCCTGAGGCCGCAGAAGACGGCGATGCTGGTCGCCCAGCAGATCGTCGCCGACATCAACCGACGAGGAAACACGGTGGGCGACCGCCTTCCCCCCGAGCGGGTCATGCTCGACGAGTACTCCGTGGGCCGGGGGACCCTGCGCGAGTCACTGCGCTTCCTCGAACTGCAGGGAGTCATCTCACTGCGCCCCGGACCCGGCGGAGGGCCCATCGTCCAGCAGCCCGACGCCACCAGTCTGACCACCACGCTGACGCTGCTGATGCAGTTCGAGAAGGCGCCCTTCCGCACCATCACCGAGGCGCGCACCGCGCTGGAGCCCATGATGGCCCGGCTGGCCTCGGAGCGGATGAGCGACGACCGGCTCAAGGAGCTCAAGGAGAGCGTGGACACCATGCGCGAGAACCTGGAGGACCAGGAGGTCTTCCTGGAGGAGAACAAGCGCTTCCACGACCTCATCGCCCACGGCTCCGGCAACGTGATGTTCGGCTACCTCGTGGACTCCCTGCTCGACATCCTCGACGGTTCGGCCATCGGCATCGACTACCCCCAGTTCCGGCGCGCCGCGGTCCACAAGGCGCACCTGAGCATCTACGAGGCGATCGCCTCCCGCGACCCCGAGGCCTCCGCCGAGGCGATGTCCAGGCACATCCACGAGTACGTCCGCTATGCGGAGAAGAAGTTCCCCGACGTCCTCGAAACGCCCATCGTGTGGAGCTCCTGACCCCGGCGGGACGCGGCGACGGCGGCGACGCCACCCCTCCGGTGCCCCGGGCGCGCCGCATCAGTGGATCCGCGCTGCTCACGTGACTCTCATATAGACCCATGATTCCAATCATGATAAGAAATATGTATGTCACAAGCGCGATCCAACGATGTGGTCATCGTCGACGCGGTGCGCACCGCCGCCGGCCGTGGACGTCAGGGCGGGGCGCTCGCCGACCTCCACCCGGTGGACCTGCTCGCCCAGACCCTCAGGCAACTGATCTCGCGCCACGACCTCGACCCGGGGACCGTGGACGACGTCATCATCGGATGCGTGTCGCAGGTGGGCGAGCAGTCGGCGACCCCCGGCCGCATGGCCTGGCTCGGCGCCGGGTTCCCCGCCCACGTCCCCGCCACGACCATCGACCGCAAGTGCGGCTCCAGCCAGCAGGCGGTCCACTTCGCCGCACAGGGCATCGCGGCCGGTTCCTACGACATCGTGGTCGCCGGCGGTGTGGAGTCGATGAGCCGCGTCGTCATGGGCTCGGCGCGCATGGGCGCCGACCCCTACGGCGCCCTGGTCGCCGAGCGCTACGCCCCCGGACTGGTCTCCCAGGGGGTGGCGGCCGAACTGGTCGCGGCGCGCTGGAAGCTGGACCGCACCACCCTGGACGAGTACTCGGTCCGCTCCCACCGGCTCGCCGCCCAGGCCCAGCAGGCCGGTCTGTTCGATCGGGAGATCGTCGGCGTCCGGACCCCCTCGGGTACCTTCGACCGTGACGAGACCATCCGCCCGCAGAGCACCGTCGACAAGCTCGCCGCGCTCAGGACCGTCTTCGCCACCCCCGAGCTGTCCGAGCGCTTCCCCGAGATCGACTGGAGCATCACCGCGGGCAACTCCTCGCAGATCACCGACGGGGCCAGCGCGCTGCTGCTGATGAGCCGCGCCAGATGCGAGGAACTCGGCTACACCCCGCGCGCCCGCGTCCACTCGATGGCGGTCTGCGGCGACGACCCCCTGCTCATGCTGACCGCGCCCATCCCGGCGACGCGCAGGGTCCTGGAGCGCTCCGGTCTGTCGCTGTCCGACATCGACCACATCGAGATCAACGAGGCGTTCGCCCCCGTTCCCCTGGCCTGGCTCGCCGAGTTCGACGCCGACATCGCCAGGGTCAACCCCCGCGGCGGCGCGATCGCGCTCGGCCACCCGCTCGGCGCCTCGGGCACGCGGCTCATGACCACGATGCTGCACGCGCTGGAGGACAACGACCAGCAGTTCGGCCTGCAGTTGATGTGCGAGGCCGGCGGCATGGCCAACGCCACCCTCATCGAACGCATCTGACCAGCGACATCCCAGCGACATCGACTTTCGGAGGAGACAGCGTGGACGTCAACGGAGCTTCCGTCGTGGTGACCGGAGGGGCCTCCGGCCTGGGCGCCGCGACCGCGGCGCGGCTGGCGAAGCAGGGGGCCCACGTGGTCATCGTCGACCTGCCCCGGTCCAGGGGCGGGGAGGTGGCCGAGGAGATCGGCGGGCGGTTCGCCCCGGCGGACGTGACCGACCCCGACGCGGTCGACGCCGCGCTCGACCTCGCCGAGACCAGGGCCCCGCTGCGCGCGCTCGTGCACTGCGCCGGACGCGGCGCCACCGTGCGCGTGGTCGAGAAGGACGGCAGCCCCGGCTCCCTGGAGACCTACGAGCAGATCGTCCGGACCAACCTGTTCGGCACGTTCAACGTGCTGCGCCTGGCCGCCGCCCGGATGGCCCGCAACGAGGTCGTCGACGAGGAGCGGGGCGTGTGCGTCCTCACCGCCTCGGTGGCCGCCTACGAGGGCCAGATCGGCCAGATCCCCTACGCCTCGGCCAAGGCGGGCGTGGCGGGCATGACCATCGTCGCCGCCCGCGACCTGGCCACCAAGAAGATCCGGGTCGCCACGATCGCCCCGGGCGTGTTCGACACCCCCATCCTCAGCCGCTTCCCCCAGGAGGTCCGCGACGCCCTCGGCAGGTCGGTGCCGCACCCCAACCGCCTGGGCCATGTCGACGAGTACGCCATGCTCGCCCACCACATCGTCGAGAACAAGATGATCAACGGCGAGGTCATCCGCCTTGACGGGGCCATGCGCATGAGCGCGCGCTGAGGCGGGCGCACACCGAGCCGACCAGCGGGGCACAGGAAGAGGAATCCACAATGAGCAGCACTGTCAACGGCGACGCACCCGACCTCCTCGTCGAGGAGCGCGGGCGGGTGCTCGTGCTCACCATGAACCGGCCCGGGGCCCGCAACGCCATGTCGCAGGCCATGGCCCACCAGATCGCCGAGGCCCTGGAGACCCTCGACAGCCGGCCCGACCTCAGCGTCGGCGTCATCACCGGGGCGGGCGGCACCTTCTGCGCGGGGATGGACCTCAAGGGGTTCGCCCGCGGGGAGCGCCCGGTCGTGCCGGGCCGGGGGTTCGCCGGTCTGGTGCAGCAGCCGCCGAGGAAGCCGCTCATCGCGGCGGTGGAGGGCTACGCGCTCGCCGGGGGCTTCGAGATCGTGCTCTCGTGCGACCTGGTCGTGGCCTCCCGCGAGGCGAGGTTCGGGCTTCCCGAGGTCAAGCGCGGACTCACCGCCGCCGCGGGCGGCCTGCTCCGGCTGCAGCACCGCATCCCCTACCACCTGGCGATGGAGCTCGTCCTCACCGGACGGATGTGGCCGGCGGCCGAGGCCGCCGACGTGCACCTGGTCAACCGGCTCACCGAGCCCGGCGAGGCGTTCGCCGCGGCGCTCGCCCTCGCCGGGGAGGTCGCCGCCAACGCGCCCCTGGCGCTGGCCGCCTCCAAGCAGGTGCTGGTCAACTCGGTGGACTGGACACTGGACACCCAGTTCGCGCGCCAGGAGGAGTACGTCAACCCGGTGCGGGAGTCCGCCGACGCCAAGGAGGGCGCGCTCGCGTTCGTCGAGAAGCGCGAACCGCGCTGGAGCGGCCGGTAGGCCGGTTCCCGGCAGGGGCGGCGCGGTCGCGGCCGGGGACGCGCGCCGCGCGCCTCGAACCGGCGGACGCCGCGCAGGAGGGGCCGCTGGACACGGAAGCGGGGGCGCTCCCACGGAGCGCCCCCGACGTGTACCCCACCGCGAGGCGGGAATCGGCGCATAATTGTTGATCAACATAACCATGATTATGGTAGGCTCGGTGTCGATCCGAGGGGTGTCGCGTCGGCTCCTCCGACCCGTCCGGAGGGCGGAATCCGGGGAGGTGGCGGCCGGTGCGCTCCGGTGGGGTCGCGCCGCGGGGGATGTCGTCTTGGGGTGGCGCGACGGCCTCGGGTTGTGCCCGCGGCGGCAAAAGGTTCCGCCGCGGGCATTGACTCGGGGGACTGGG is a genomic window containing:
- a CDS encoding ferredoxin, whose translation is MRVRVDGKQCQGHGVCYMTSPDVFAPDEEDGHAHVLVDEVGSDLEQAAKEGAEACPERAITVE
- a CDS encoding SDR family NAD(P)-dependent oxidoreductase, which translates into the protein MDVNGASVVVTGGASGLGAATAARLAKQGAHVVIVDLPRSRGGEVAEEIGGRFAPADVTDPDAVDAALDLAETRAPLRALVHCAGRGATVRVVEKDGSPGSLETYEQIVRTNLFGTFNVLRLAAARMARNEVVDEERGVCVLTASVAAYEGQIGQIPYASAKAGVAGMTIVAARDLATKKIRVATIAPGVFDTPILSRFPQEVRDALGRSVPHPNRLGHVDEYAMLAHHIVENKMINGEVIRLDGAMRMSAR
- a CDS encoding cytochrome P450, translated to MSDPTRCPVVHFDHHSAEHADDPVASYRALRQSHKRGWTEAHGGYWVLSDYQSVFDAARDDDLFSSTREAADTDGLAIVIPPTPMYHHIPIEVDPPEFRKYRKIVNQITAPSAVKRMEEMVERYTTAFVDSVIEKGECDFTTIIGVPAIVTIDWLGLPVEDWNRYAGAHRATLADPQDSPEFRHAVEVELPALSEQMWQTIRDRRAEPRDDVISFLVAQEIDGRPITDEEVFAIVDLLVSGGTGTTASLVSQALVWLARNTEVRRELIDDPGLLDRAVEEFLRVFSPTQALARTVTRDVDFHGCPMKAGDRVLLSWASANRDEEQFDAPDTIDIRRWPNRHVAFGIGVHRCAGSHLGRLMAKRLLQEILTRMPDYTIDFAALERFPDQGTNVGFRRIPARFTPGGRVLAESEAVIG
- a CDS encoding thiolase family protein, whose protein sequence is MSQARSNDVVIVDAVRTAAGRGRQGGALADLHPVDLLAQTLRQLISRHDLDPGTVDDVIIGCVSQVGEQSATPGRMAWLGAGFPAHVPATTIDRKCGSSQQAVHFAAQGIAAGSYDIVVAGGVESMSRVVMGSARMGADPYGALVAERYAPGLVSQGVAAELVAARWKLDRTTLDEYSVRSHRLAAQAQQAGLFDREIVGVRTPSGTFDRDETIRPQSTVDKLAALRTVFATPELSERFPEIDWSITAGNSSQITDGASALLLMSRARCEELGYTPRARVHSMAVCGDDPLLMLTAPIPATRRVLERSGLSLSDIDHIEINEAFAPVPLAWLAEFDADIARVNPRGGAIALGHPLGASGTRLMTTMLHALEDNDQQFGLQLMCEAGGMANATLIERI
- a CDS encoding crotonase/enoyl-CoA hydratase family protein — its product is MSSTVNGDAPDLLVEERGRVLVLTMNRPGARNAMSQAMAHQIAEALETLDSRPDLSVGVITGAGGTFCAGMDLKGFARGERPVVPGRGFAGLVQQPPRKPLIAAVEGYALAGGFEIVLSCDLVVASREARFGLPEVKRGLTAAAGGLLRLQHRIPYHLAMELVLTGRMWPAAEAADVHLVNRLTEPGEAFAAALALAGEVAANAPLALAASKQVLVNSVDWTLDTQFARQEEYVNPVRESADAKEGALAFVEKREPRWSGR
- a CDS encoding zinc-binding dehydrogenase: MFAVYAESFSPDDPLSALRLGERPDPEPGADWAVVTVRAAALNHHDVWSLRGVGLREEQLPMILGCDAAGYDEDGNEVVVHAVISSPDWVGDETLDPRRSLLSERHQGTLAERVAVPRRNLVPKPRSLSFEEAACLPTAWLTAYRMLFTQAGLKPGDSVLVQGAGGGVATALIALGRAAGLRVFATSRDGAKRERAVGLGAHETFEPGERLPTRVDAVMETVGRATWSHSVRSLRPGGTVVIAGTTSGAEPDSAELPRIFFQQMRVQGSTMGTRRELDQLVNFLDVTGVRPVIDRTMPLERARDGFAAMVEGELFGKIVFTR
- a CDS encoding FadR/GntR family transcriptional regulator → MAQPPLRPQKTAMLVAQQIVADINRRGNTVGDRLPPERVMLDEYSVGRGTLRESLRFLELQGVISLRPGPGGGPIVQQPDATSLTTTLTLLMQFEKAPFRTITEARTALEPMMARLASERMSDDRLKELKESVDTMRENLEDQEVFLEENKRFHDLIAHGSGNVMFGYLVDSLLDILDGSAIGIDYPQFRRAAVHKAHLSIYEAIASRDPEASAEAMSRHIHEYVRYAEKKFPDVLETPIVWSS
- a CDS encoding NAD(P)/FAD-dependent oxidoreductase, whose protein sequence is MERIVIAGGGLAAARTCEQLRSKGYEGELVMLCAEPHPPYDRPPLTKAALVEQDHDPTLPTDYAKLSVDVRLGVSATSLDPASRTVRTTDGELSYDALVIATGASPVRLPGPGRQLTVRTLDDAARLRAELKPGQRVVLVGASWISAEVATAALRHGCSVTCVEAGPAPLAAALGPTVGARFLPWWAEVDLRLDAGVAEVTETGVRLAGGEHVDADVVVVGVGVRPDTAWLEGSGVDVERGVLVDEHLRASQPGVHALGDVAVRWSPRWNGRLRVEHWDDAREAARVVAAVLLHDPSGDTPPPVHDPVPYFWSDQFGHKIQYVGHHGPDDTVVVRDGGERWAAAWLAADGRLTAHLSVDSPRQMVDARMAIEAGARPDEAALRDLSAKLAPPRTK